In a genomic window of Quercus lobata isolate SW786 chromosome 4, ValleyOak3.0 Primary Assembly, whole genome shotgun sequence:
- the LOC115987510 gene encoding putative F-box protein At1g55070, protein MEVIFSNQDLAMEILSRLSAKNLLRCKCVSKRWMSLISDPSFVRIHHQRSRCILGLLVQEFKEYGGNFRGDDYFLYTSVNGELGIFKLMDESFPQPTSVIMASCDGLICYRSRRTRDVEVLDIVVWNPMTQERLTLRPTDCHVGSIFGLAFYPFGSSAKMIPCFKVVSIQHAKHDQNSYSFVIYSSETGKWKTSLEVCYCKDELHKNKHIYVNGRFYWLTSNQNIITFEVDEELSGVITVPGSKWLDGGARLACLGDSDGYLHYVCIDMSELRVWMLTDHCKPIWVLKHHINIDQFGEESRDHYIHRVWHSTEMIGDSFVVDAQTFHDEVVYLSIRGRLCSYDFKTGRLRFFFNGSYLRHMTKVQATVLPYTPTLATTGLPWLKQNFGSASISFASTSFNYQGRPRKKLKTRKT, encoded by the coding sequence ATGGAAGTCATTTTTTCAAATCAAGATTTAGCAATGGAAATTTTAAGTCGCTTGTCAGCTAAGAACCTTTTAAGGTGCAAGTGTGTCTCCAAGAGATGGATGAGCCTTATATCTGATCCATCCTTTGTGCGTATTCACCATCAGAGGTCAAGATGCATTTTGGGACTCCTTGTTCAAGAGTTTAAGGAGTATGGGGGCAATTTTCGTGGAGATGATTATTTCCTTTACACTAGTGTTAATGGTGAATTGGGCATTTTTAAATTGATGGATGAAAGTTTCCCTCAACCAACTTCTGTCATTATGGCTTCATGTGATGGACTCATCTGTTATAGAAGTCGTCGGACTAGGGATGTAGAGGTGCTGGACATAGTTGTTTGGAACCCAATGACCCAGGAACGGTTAACCTTGAGACCCACTGACTGTCATGTTGGTAGCATCTTTGGATTGGCTTTCTATCCATTTGGTTCTTCAGCAAAGATGATCCCTTGCTTTAAAGTGGTCAGCATTCAGCATGCAAAACATGACCAAAATTCCTACTCCTTTGTGATCTACTCATCGGAGACAGGGAAATGGAAAACTTCCCTTGAAGTTTGCTATTGCAAGGATGAGCTTCACAAGAACAAACATATTTATGTTAATGGAAGGTTTTACTGGTTGACGAGCAATCAGAACATTATCACTTTTGAGGTGGATGAGGAGTTATCTGGAGTCATTACAGTACCAGGTTCTAAGTGGTTGGATGGAGGTGCAAGACTGGCTTGCCTTGGGGATTCAGATGGGTATCTTCATTATGTGTGTATAGATATGTCTGAACTTAGGGTCTGGATGTTAACAGATCATTGCAAGCCCATTTGGGTTCTTAAGCACCATATAAATATAGATCAatttggtgaagaatcaagggATCATTATATCCATCGTGTATGGCACTCTACTGAAATGATTGGGGATTCGTTTGTAGTGGACGCTCAAACTTTCCATGATGAAGTTGTGTATTTGTCTATACGAGGTAGGTTATGTTCATACGATTTCAAAACTGGAAGGCTAAGATTCTTCTTTAATGGTTCGTACCTGAGGCATATGACTAAAGTTCAGGCCACTGTGCTCCCATATACACCAACCTTGGCAACAACTGGCCTTCCCTGGTTGAAACAGAATTTTGGTAGTGCTTCTATTTCTTTTGCTTCAACATCTTTTAATTACCAAGGAAGAcctagaaaaaaattgaaaacaaggaAGACCTag